In one window of Helianthus annuus cultivar XRQ/B chromosome 17, HanXRQr2.0-SUNRISE, whole genome shotgun sequence DNA:
- the LOC110924996 gene encoding uncharacterized protein LOC110924996 has protein sequence MEEHYGKFLELFKQLHINLPFVDALAQMPEYAKFLKDILSNKKKLGELSNALADLGASINLMPYAVFAKLELGEPKPTRISMQLADRSVKYPRGIVENMLVKIDKFVFPVDFVILDMDEDKNVPLILGRPFLATVRALIDVCTGRLTFRVNDEEVTFDIGKSMQHSQS, from the exons atggaagaACACTATGGTAAATTCCTTGAGCTTTTTAAGCAACTTCATATAAATTTACCATTTGTTGATGCACTTGCTCAAATGCCCGAGTATGCCAAGTTTCTAAAGGATATCTTATCCAACAAAAAGAAACTTGGGGAGCTTTC CAATGCATTAGCTGATCTTGGAGCTAGCATAAACCTCATGCCATATGCGGTTTTTGCTAAGCTAGAGTTGGGAGAGCCCAAGCCGACTCGTATCAGCATGCAGCTAGCCGACCGTTCAGTGAAGTACCCTCGAGGCATAGTTGAGAATATGCTGGTGAAAATCGACAAGTTTGTCTTTCCTGTCGATTTTGTGATTCTAGACATGGACGAGGACAAAAATGTTCCACTTATCTTAGGACGCCCATTCCTAGCCACTGTGAGAGCCTTGATAGATGTCTGCACGGGTAGACTTACTTTTAGGGTTAATGATGAGGAGGTTACCTTTGATATTGGGAAATCCATGCAACACTCACAGAGTTAG